The genome window TTCTAAGTGTGAGAGCTGCTGCTGTTGGTCCATTAATTATTGCcgaagtttcaaaattttgttttgagcAAAACAATAGTCGCATTCAAAACCATAAGGGTTATAATGAATCTGACTATATGGATGATTGGAATTGACACAGTTGGTTTGTTAAAGAAACCAAATAAGAGTCGTCATGAGCTTAAATATGAAAACTAGATGGTTGTGTACTGCTAAAGACCAAATGACAATCTATAGCCGATGGTTAGAATTATTTGAAACAAATAGAAGAAACTATCAATTAGTGCCACTGCAATGTTTGTATTCAACTAATACAGAGAACACCCCTGACattactcctaaaaatatttatatttcctACTTCTAGGGAATTATAAAAAAGAGATGCTTTAAATGTAAAAACCAAGAAGTATGAACTAAGTAGAACATACATTTTCACCATAGTTTGTATTTCTAAATGAAGTCCTCCAAAGtgccaaaaaaatagaattctaaTTGCCAGTAGGACACAATCTACTTTCTAAACTCTTCTAGAACTGATAAATttccaaaagcaaaaaaatccaataaataagcaaatttgaatgaaattatGATACACAGAGTTTCAATGGTTTTCTGTCCTGCAAAATGCAAatcttcaaaatatatatttgtaaagaaTTACACATCGTGGAGAATCATAGAGGATATCACACGGCTAAAGAAATATGGGTGAAATTTAACCtgtaaataatttaaaagcTGTTGGCAAAGTTCTCCGAGGATTGACCCAGAAGATATCTGATTTGGTTGTCTTGTATAGTCCAGGATCTACCATCAAAGGCATTGCACGTTTGTCCCTGcaaaacacaatcaaagatAGGGTGCTTTGTTATCATGCCTATGAACATTACATTGTGTTGCGTGTTTGTTTGCGTTTTTGTGTGTgcgagtgagagagagagagagaaagagagctcaCTCTTTCCATCCTAGCTGGCTTGTGTGCTCAATGAAATTCAGGTTTCGATCTAAATTCGAAAACGTGTAAAGAAGATCTGCATTAAATTAACTAAACCATTTAATACAAAATATCGCATCCCTCACCCAAAAGAATAACAATTAGAAAAACAGCATTGATAACAACATAACTCTGTCACAAGTTGAATGATATATACTAACCATCTTGTGTCACAAGAGGATAATCAGAGGCACTAAGATTGATAAACCAATCCCAATCCTTATTCCTCTTGAGAAGAATGGCACAAGCATGAAGAGTATGAGCAACCATGGTGGGTCCTCTGTAAGTGACCATATTAGCTTTGGTAATCATGTAAACATTCCCAACCTCAATAAAAATTGGCTCTTTCTCCACTCGGGAGGCAAGTTCCAACCTCTCCTCTGCCTGTGACTCAAGATCCAAATGAACAACATATTGGTTCCGTGGATGATATAGAGCATGAAGAGTTCTCCAAAGCTTATCCAAATCACCTTTTGACCCAGAAATCAAATAAGCGAAACGAGGAATCGTTGGGCCAGCAGGAGGGGGTGGAGATTGTGTAACCTTTGATTCAGCAAAAACCGAGCTTGATTGATTTGTAGCTATGCGAGAAggaaaaattgaaatgattgaATTGATTGTGTGTAGTGAAAAAACAAGACCCATGTTGAAGGTAGTGGCCAGAAGGAATATGCATATGAGAGAGCTTATGACAAGGGGAAATATCCACTTCTTCTCCATGTTTAGGGACCCCATTACCAAACCATATCATGGGTTCCAATCAACTATTTCTCATGTTGCAAATCTCCTTACTCACCAGATACATGTATCAGAACGGAATAGCGAGTGGCTATTCAATCAAGATGTTGATATTTGGATCAAGACCCTCTTCAAAACTATTCCAAAAATTTGGACTTTAAAGACTAGCTGTTGAATCAAAGCCAAACATTAAACAAAGGCCGCTATATAAATTACAggcaaaaagaagaaattggagCTAGCTCGAGAATCGTAACCAATAACCGACAAACAAGAATATGAATATACATAGGCTAAAGGCATAAGcaatagagatagagatagagatagagaaagagagataaaatagaatagaatataTTACAAGAGACAGGTATGGCACATCAAGAAACtcgaacaaaaaaaaattatccaaattcTTTGCTGTCCAtgaactaaaaatttaataaaaattctttccCAGTTAAATCCCTTGATAATGACGagcttttatttaaaaaaagaaacttgtTATTTTAGGGAACAAACCCTAATCATAAACTTCATATTCAACCTAAAATATAcatagaaaattaatttattgcgtcaaatcagaagaaaaaaaatctgtatgaaaaaaaaaaacaaaagaagcaaaaataaaCGTTAATGAAACAAAACCCAGATCAGAAAATCAAGGCTTCAAATTATTCCACCAAAAGAATCTCAAAATATATGCAATGGATTAAAATATCACATACCAACACAGCTGAGTACATagctgaaaaataaaataaaaaacacaaaaatcagtGAAATATTAGGCAACCCAATATAACTAAAACCACCAATAACACAACAGATTTAAATGAGATGAGAAGACAGACATATACATAGATATACACAAACAGACAGACATAAAAACAGACAGACAGACACAAAGAAAGAGGTTGTGAGGGAAGAAAAACCTGTTTTTTGATGATGCAGAGAGACTTTCAGCGCGTTTGTGCACGTTTAGGAAAAAAACACAGAGAATAAAATACTTCAGAAAACAggatttagagagagaaagttatttatatatattttctataaaaaaaaaatggaatttttaaaaatattttttttgtgcttttgtgGAAAAGAGGACGTGTATTGTGTCAGTGAGAGAGATCAGAGAAGTGGTTTTATTAGTTAAAGCGATCTCTCTTATTCTCTCATTAACATATCATATGATatcatatcacttttttatttataaaataaaataaacatctGATCTCACTTGACATGAACATAGGCGTTTCTGTTACGTTGGGGGTTCTTTGACCaaaacacaacacacacacacaaaaaaaccgTTTATACGTTTTgcgtgttcttttttttttttttttttttttttttttgaggaatatCAGTTTTGTGAATGTGGGTAAGCAATCAATGATGGCAAAGACTATAATTGAGATACCACAAAGTGGGGTTGGGGGGTTAACATATGTCCAATAGTGATATTAATAGAATTTTGACTTCACTTATGCAGTTTTAGGTTGAATTTTTCCTCCATTAGTATATTTACTAAAGTCTAAATGCTAataactatttataaaaaaaaggtttaaaaaaattagaaatattgGATTTTTACTACATTTCTTAtctttacctataaaaaaaaaatttatatatatatatatatgaaactgTGCCTTAAAATAAAGGATGGTAGTCCAATCTATTCACatataattataattcatacgattaaatttttgtatatgtTATGATTCTCAAAGTTGCAATTAAAATGACTAGccaaaaaactcaaagaaaagcAAAATTAGGAAACTTAACAGTAGTCTCCTAACAGAAGTAAATGAGATGcctaattgaataaatttgaaacttaaaagactatactgaacaaaaataaagtttgAGATCTAAATTGGATTTTGATCAAAGTTAgagggtgtaatttgtaatttagcttAAAATCTTTTACCCTCAAATATTAGACCAAGATTTAAATTCTGActataccaaaaatcaattggtattttggcttgataataaaaagtagTTATTGTGGAGCTGGAGTGGAATCccataaattcaaccttattgtatttataaaaaattatatactatataataaattatagttgGATTCTAGAAGTCGTAGTTGCGCCAAATAGttatttgggtaaattacaatttacccacATGtagtttgaccaaaatttaagttatcTACCCGTAGTTTTAAATTTGGCAATTTACTTATCTGAGGTTAGCTTTGTTAAAGTTCCGTAACCCACCTATGGCTTTTCCATTAGAAAACAACttttaatatcaaaatataacataaaacaaatcaaaaggctagaataagaaaaagggggaaaaaaaacatttcactGTTGATTGTTTACAAGAAAATTGGTGAGCGTCAAAGCCTAATGATTTTGGAAGAATAGATGAATTTGCGAAAATAGAATAAttaactaaatttaaaaaaaaaaaaaattgttgcttCCTACAACTTAACTAAGTGAAAAGATGATGTCTCAAGCTGGAAAGGAAATTTTGATTAAAGTAGTGGTACAAGCTATCCCCACATATGCCATGGGATGTTTCTTGCTATTGAAAGGTTTGCTTAAAGATCTTGAAGGGATGATGAGcagattttggtggggtcaaaagATGCAAGAAAGGAAAGTACACTAGTTGAGTTGGTCTAACTCTGTATGCCCAAGTCAATGGGAGGAATTGGGTTTCGGGAGCTTCATTCCTTCAACTTAGCCATGTTAGCCAAACAAGGATGGAGGCTTATGAAAAATACACACTCCTTGTTCTATCGAGTCTACAAATCAAAGTACTTTCCCAATATATCTTTCTTAGATGCTCCATCACCAAATTCAGGGAGTTTTGCATGGAAAAGTATAGTGGCAACCTAATCTGTCTTGGACAGTGGTTTGAGATGGCGAGTAGGAACCAGAAATAAAATTCGAATTTGGCAAGACCAATGGCTTCCAACTCCACCATCATTCAAGGTGGTAACCCCATGCTCCACAATGTCATCAATGGCCACAGTGGATAACCTCATTGATTCAATTACAAGATCATGGCGTGTATCCATGATTGATCATGTATTCCTCCCACATGAAGCTGAAGTTATTAAATCCATCCCTTTGAGCAATAGAGCGATGCAAGACATCCAAACTTGGGCATACACAAACACGGGTGAATATTTGGTAAAAAGTGCATACAAGATGATACAAACTCAACAACTGAGATCTTCTCATGGCCAATCATCCAATTACTCACAGtgcaataaaatttggaaagcGATTCGGGCGGCCAAGGTatgtaataaaatcaaaactttcattTGGAGAGCTTGTAGAGATATACTACCTACAAAAGCAAATCTAGCTAgaagaaaaatttgtttgatGCTGGATGTGAATGTTGTGAGGATGGGGTGGAGTCAACAGACCATATCCTACTAAGCTATACATATTCTGATATGGTTTGAAAGTCCACATGCTTAAGGGGGACCATGTCTCATtgcacaaaattttcatttgtggATGTGGCTGATCAAATTATGCAAAGGAAAAATGACCCAGAGattgcaatatttttcacaactagTTGGATGATTTGGAATAAGCGGAATGAGGCTCACTACGGTACTCCAAGTCCTGACCCCTCTTTTCTAGCCAGGTTTGCTGCAGCTCATGCTATAAAATATTTGGAAGCTAATTATGGAAGCTTGTCTTGAGTTTGTAAGATagtcttgtttttctttggcttTTCTTGATGTAACCTTGCATATAGCTGCTGTTTTTGATAGGTGTTGGGAAAGCTCTATagcttttgcaattttctttggCTCTCCTTGATGCTGTCTTGTTcttgtataaatttattctttcattgaataaaattctgccttttattctcaaaaaaactaAGTGGAAAACTTAAGTATTGTTATTAAATAAACACACTAAATTTTTTCCATGTGAATGCTCTTGCTGCTTGCAACACGCATctaatttttagttatttttaagtAGTTAGAAATGAGTACCTAAGGAAGTGCCATCAGACCACTTGGTAATTGCCGACATATTTGATTTGAGAATAGAAAATCAGGAATATTCAATCCAATATCATTACGAACTTCATATCGCAAACTCAACTTCACTACAGCGAACCCACCTTCATTAGTGCAAAGTAAGATGTTGGGTGTGGGTTTCcgtgaaaatttcaaattagttACAAATTGAATTTTGGTCTGATTTGGGCATGGGTTTCTTTGAATATGTTcctgaagttttttttttttttaaccatcaAGCCGTAGGACTTAGTTATTCCCTCCTGAGTttcttgtcaattttttttttttcatgccaaGAGAAGGTATCTTCaatgatgatgccgaaaataaataccaccagtgagtcacacgttcctcgtacgatcgcaaatggcacctgcacaacgaaaaggaataacctagcagagagtaccggtgtggtaccggccaaacaccctccgaaggtcaagttagaactattatcactgctctagagtgctagagagggtaaattatgcgtatcTCGatttgtgagggtgcttgggtttttatacaAGTAGAGGGTTGACcttttttccttggagtagaagtcttttccttataggagtcctcttgagcgtattttacgagatcttttccttatggggatcccttgaatattatctagcgtgggaaGCAAGACTTTTCCTAATCCGTAGCGTGGGTAGCAAGTAAACTTATGCCCGGTCCGTCAGCCTCAATTTACCTCCTTCACCTTTTTTATGCCGTCAGCCTTGGAGCCGTCAGCCTTGGAGCCAGCTGACTCTATGACCGTCAGCATAAACACCGTCTGCTACGCCCAAAGGAATTGTATTAAACCGTCAGTTTTATGTCCATGTGGTTAGGTtctccttttatcctcatcagttgCCCCATACTCTACATGTTCGACGCCTAAGACCGTCAGCATGTGGAGTTAGAACGAAAAGATGATTAGAGAAAAACCAATTATGAATGACTCCTCGATCTTCGAGCTATTAAATGCAAGGTCACGTGGCGCACAGTCGTTGGCCTCGTTCCTGGGCACGGGCGTCGCCTCGCCTTCCGTGCGTTTTCCCTCTTATATAAATACCACGCCCCTTGCCTCATTTCGCCATTTCAACCTCGCTaacttttcaagagagaatccGTCGCCCTTACTCCCAACTTGATCCGTCAGCTGTTATCAGTACCGTCACTTCCAAGGTTGTTTCATCCATTCAAGATCTGTTTCACCTGTAAgttcttcttcccttttctttgcttttttcttttttacttttgcctgaaaattttttttattgagaacgTCAGTCTAGGAACTTAGAGTAtatccgtcacttgtaggtagtcagatgtcaagtgaCGCGTCGAGTGATCAGTCGTCAGTCCGCgatggagcgggctacgacgaatTCTTTGGTTCAGGTCAAGAGTCTGACGGCTTTTTTGAGTCGTCAGGAAAAGAAACGTCAGCCCAGTCCCCTAGTATTGACGTAGAAGACCATGTCGAGGGAGTTAGGGATAAAGTATTAAGTGAGGTTGAGGTCGAGGGGAGAAACGAGGAAATTGTTGTTGACGGGAACGGGGATGAAGGCAACGAGGAGATTGATAGTGACGGGGATAGGGATGAAGGTGACGAGGTTAGTAGTGACGGAAATGGGGATGAAGGTGACAAAGAGTCCTGTGAGGGAACTTCAGGGAGTTCTAGAGGTAACCATCCCTTCATCCTCCCGGAGGAGTGGGCAGTCAATAAATTCCTTCCAAAGATGAGTAACAGAGTTTTTAATGAGTTGCGTACCCGTTTCCAAATCCCAGACCACATTCCTATCCGTCTCCCTAGAAAAAACGAGAGGTGTTATACAGGGAGGATTGCTGATGTGGGGATGTACGATGCCATGTTCGCAGCAGGCCTTAGATTACCACTGACGGCTTTACACCGTCGGCTGGCGGATTTTTTGGGATTGTCCGTCAGCCAAATTGCTCCGAATGCCTGGAGGATCTTCATTGGTGCTGAGATCCTTTGGGGTCGCTTGAGTGGGGGGAACCGTCACCTTTCGCTAGACGAGTTCTTTTATTACTACAGACCCCAGCATAAAGTATCTGCCAAGGGAACCTATCATTTTGCTCCTCGTGAGAAGAGCTTAAGATTAGTGTCTGATATGCCAGACTCCAATAGGAATTGGAAGAgtagatttttctttgttaaagggACGGACTGGGTGTGCCGTCCAGATGAGTGGGATACGCTGTCTGGCGGTTATTTTGATAACACTTGGACTTATATTAGGGAGTCAGGTTGCCCCCTTGTCTTTCTTTCTACCGTCTCTTCTTATTCATCAGGGCGTTTTCTCAAGACCGTCTCTTTTAACACcgtcttttcccttttattctAGCTAGCGCTCGCCCGGAGATATCTGACGAATAAAGGGAATTCATCCGTCGGATACTTGGCATACCGCTTGAGCAACGGAAGTGTAGGGATTTGATCACCCTAGACACTCTCCATCTGTATTGTGGGGGTCCAGAGTCGACGGCTGAAGCTCGGAGGTTGGAAGAATTTTCTCGGAAACGTAAGTCGATGCCTTACTTAACCTGTCGGTTTATTTATTTCGTCTGCTATTACTGATCCGTCAGTTTATTTTGCGTAGAGATGGAAGCTGCGAAGCAAAGGGTGAGGGCCGCCGCTGCCCGTAAGAAGGAGGAAgagaaagcaaaaggaaaagaaggagcGTCAACCCCTCATTCTTCTTTGAAGAGTTCAGTTAAGAGGAAGGCTGACGGAAATGACGATCCTCCTTCTAAGAAGGTGGCCGTCAGTCCAGGGAATGTGCCTTCCAAGAAGTCGCCCCCCAAGTCTAGTCACGACGTTGGGAAAGGAGTGATGACCTCTTCCGGTCCCGTCATTGGGGGACCCCGTTGCTTGTTGACTCACAAGGATTACGCTGTTGAGGGGGTGGAATCTCTCATAAAACAGACGGATCTAGATCCTTGTGCTCAGCTAGGGACGGAGGACCTGGGAGCGTCAGCTTTCTTTGACATAGCACGGGTATGCTTCTTACTTTGAACAATCTAATAATTGCCTTGCTTGATGGCTGACGGTTGTACTTCCTTCAGGTCTTGGTTCGTGTTAAAGCATTTCAAGACCGGTGCGTGGCCAAAGAAGGCGTCGTTTCTCGGGTTAGGAGGCATAACTCCAATCTGATGGATCAGCAGGCGCAATATAAGGAGGTCGTCCGTCTCTTAAACTCAGATCTGAAGGATGTGAAGGAGAAGCTGGGAGAGGCTGAGGGCCAGCAGAAGAAGCTTGAGGAGGAGGTTTCATCCTTATGTGCACAAGTAGAGACGGCTGGGACTGACGCGGTCCAAAAATTCAAGACAACCCAGTCATTTATTGATTCCTGCGCTGATTATTATGGCACAGGTTTCGATGATTGTCTGAAGCAAGTAGCGTCAGTTTATCCGGAGTTGGATCTATCTGGAATTACCATGGACGCCTCCGTGCCGATGACTCCTGCTGGCGATACTGTTGCTGACAAAGGTGACGAATCCCTCAATTTGGACTTTTTGCTTAATGATGCCGGAGTTATTTTAGCCCAGCCTGCCGTCACTACCCCTGCCGAGTCTTCAGATAAAGCACAAATTGCCAAGGATAAAGCTGACGGGGTCTCTAAGGACGTTCCTGCCACTTAATCCTggcttatttattttaatttttgaacaatgtttttaaGTGCCCTTACGTTTATTGGGCTTTTTACTTGTAACTCTATCTGCCCTTTTTATGGCACTTGGAATCCGTTGCTTTGAACATGTATACTGATGTTTTTATTCTTCCATTGACTAATTTCTTATGGCCCCATTTATTTGATGAGATCGTTACCTTTTGATTTTTAGCCTTTTTTCGTCATTTCTACAGGCTTGTTGGTTTGAGAACCACATTTATAAGTAAGGTCTTACTTTTTCGTCAGACCGTCATCTATTGGACCGTCAACCTTATAGGTCCGTTAGTTCTAGGGCCTGTTCCATATGATGATATTTTCATCCATTGGACCGTGAACTTTTTAACGTTGACTTTATTGGACCGTCACTCTCTTGGTGTTAGCCTTGTTGTTTGGCTCTTTGTCTGTCCGTCAGTTTATGAGGCATGGTCCATTTGATGATAGCTCACCTATTGGACCgtcacttttttaattttggcttTTCCGGACCGTCATTTTattggccttagccttgatgtctttgacaccTTCGTTAGTCCGTCAGTTTTTTAAGGCCtggtccatatgatgatagcttcatctattggaccgtcagctttttcgCTTTAGCCTTTCCGGACCGTTATTTTcttggccttagccttgatgtctttgacaccTTCGTTAGTCCGTCAGTTTTTAAGGCCtggtccatatgatgatagctTCATCTATTGGACTGTCAGCTTTTTCGCTTTAGCCTTTCCGGACCATTATTTTcttggccttagccttgatgtctttgacaccTTCGTTAGTCCGTCAGTTTTTAAGGCCtggtccatatgatgatagcttcatctattggaccgtcagctttttcgCTTTGGCCTTTCCGGAccgttatttttatttatttatttatttatatattttttggccttagccttgatgtctttgacaacTTTGTTAATCCGTCGGTTTCTTTTTAGTCCGTGTGTTGTGGACTTAGTCGTTTTGGTCGTGAACTAAGTGGACCGTAGAAAAAATATACTTCAGTAATTTCTGAataaaactcctcttattgtcATGCATCTAAATGaaagtaattaaaaccaaatcctgcCCCTTGGGCTAAAAAGTATTGTTGCAAAAAAACTAATGTAAATGATAAATCTGAGGAgtaaaactataatttgttaaaatagaaaagaggTTGGTCTTCATGCTGCCGCTTTCATTGGTAGTACTTTCGTAGGTGCTCGATGTTCCATGGGTGTGGTAGTTTCTGTCCCTCCAACGTTTCCAGGCGGTAAGTACCTTTCCTTTGCCACGACGAAACTCGGTAAGgaccttcccaattggggccgagtttcccttgggtagggtccctagcggcgcccatgacctttctgagaacaaggtctccaacttggaagtctctgtgtcgaacccgagagttgtagtgtttggcCATGCGGTCCTGGTACctagcgagcctttgttctgctgTTGCTCTGATCTCGTCTATTAGGTCCAGCTGTAGTCGCATAGCCTCGTCGTTTTTGTTCTCGTTgtggttgtgcaccctgtagcttgtgagcccaacttctgccGGAATGACCGCTTCACCTCCATACGTCAGTCGGAATGGTGTCTCCCCTGTGGGTGTCCTTGCTgtcgtcctgtatgcccataatatgcttggcaatttatcgggccatataccctttgccccctcaagccgagtcttgataatcttgagcaaggattGGTTCGTTACTTCGACttggccattagcctgagggtgggcgggggaggaatagtggttctttattcctagttgtgagcagaaatctcgaaaggggtcgttgtcgaattgccgtCCGTTGTCCTAGACAAAGACTCTGggaatgccaaacctgcatatgatgcatctccaaACAAAGTTTCGTACGTTCTTCTCCGTGATTGTGGCcaaagcttcagcttccacccattttgtgaaatagtcgatgcctaccaccaagaactttagctgtcgtgctgctgtagggaagggtcccataatatctaggccccactgtgcgaacggccatggggccgtcatcggggtcagttcttcggttggttgtctaatgatattgctgaacctttgacacttgtcgcaggccctgacataggcttcggcgtccttctgcatggtggaccaatagtaccctgctcgcataagcttgtgtaccaacgatctggaccctgagtggtttccgcagattccttcatgcacctctctcatgacgtagtctgcctcttccatACCCAAGCATCTCAAATATGGTcgggagaagcctcttttgtaaaggacgtcttttatcaggacgaaCCTTGCTGCTTGGACCTTAAGTTTCCTTGCGGCTTCCTTTTCGTCTGGTAAGACCCCGTCTTTCAGGTATGAAACTAACGGCATCGTCCAGCCTCTGTCAGAGCATATTTCCTACATGTTGCTGAGATCTATTAGCGGAGAGAGCTGTACGaaggagagtacattaccagggatgaccatctgttctgctgaagcggccTTCACGAGGCGGTCGGCTCGCTCGTTTTCTTCTCTGGGAATTTGGACGACTTTGGCTTCTAGATCATCCACTCTCGCCTTTACTTCatcaaggtacttcttcatctttttgcccttgcactcgtagtctccatttatttggttgGTGACGACCTGTGAATCGTT of Quercus lobata isolate SW786 chromosome 8, ValleyOak3.0 Primary Assembly, whole genome shotgun sequence contains these proteins:
- the LOC115955858 gene encoding beta-glucuronosyltransferase GlcAT14B-like, with translation MGSLNMEKKWIFPLVISSLICIFLLATTFNMGLVFSLHTINSIISIFPSRIATNQSSSVFAESKVTQSPPPPAGPTIPRFAYLISGSKGDLDKLWRTLHALYHPRNQYVVHLDLESQAEERLELASRVEKEPIFIEVGNVYMITKANMVTYRGPTMVAHTLHACAILLKRNKDWDWFINLSASDYPLVTQDDLLYTFSNLDRNLNFIEHTSQLGWKEDKRAMPLMVDPGLYKTTKSDIFWVNPRRTLPTAFKLFTGSAWMVLSRSFVEYCIWGWDNLPRTLLMYYTNFVSSPEGYFQTVVCNVPEFAKTAVNHDLHYISWDNPPRQHPHTLTLNDTSKMIASSAAFGRKFKTDDPVLDRIDKDLLKRKNGSFTPGAWCSGNPKCSKVGNVNKLKPGKGAQRLHRLVTRLTLAAKLGKNQCK